In a single window of the Suttonella indologenes genome:
- a CDS encoding SLC13 family permease — translation MWQSLFETGEWQKWFVLCSIPILLALLILNIVPAALAFTVLAAVYVLLDIVSIPQFLGGFTNTALMTLILLLICSMAVERSQLIQYFSRQMIQQDEKRSFIRLISVSALLSAFINNTAVVAAFLGQIMRQRHIAASRLLIPLSYATILGGITTLVGTSTNMVVNSFVVNAGYEPLKMFSFALVGVPIMLVCLGIVYWRRNHLPNHQPSATDETAAYFLTAAVGAESDLIGKTIKSGGIGQLDGLFLLEIIRDGRLISPVSQFEIIMQGDHLIFAGSLENVQLLQKFKHLQLLGGAANEVLKSNLVEVIITNESELLYSTLEKVDFNNRFHAAVVGIRRGNKRLTGRLDRIPLRVGDALLLAIADTFYRQRTNERNFHILNQNDKHSHTLSKGKSILVALSFVLVILASALEIFSLFKGLLMLLGLYLLTGCLSLDQMRRRFPFDLLLVIGSALVVSKGLETTGAAAMLGQAVMLLSPDNNAYLSLLIIFVLTVLLTEIITNNAAAALAIPLALQTAAALEVSYLPFVMAVTYGASACFLLPFGYQTHLMIYTPGNYRVKDFLRFGWAILFTYAAAALLLIPLIFPFRPTSF, via the coding sequence TTGTGCAGCATTCCGATTTTGCTCGCTTTACTGATTTTGAACATTGTGCCGGCGGCTTTGGCCTTTACAGTCTTGGCGGCGGTTTACGTACTGTTGGATATTGTCAGCATTCCCCAATTTCTCGGCGGTTTTACCAATACCGCTTTAATGACGCTGATTTTATTATTGATTTGCTCCATGGCGGTGGAGCGTTCGCAGCTGATTCAGTATTTTTCCCGCCAAATGATTCAACAGGACGAAAAACGCAGTTTCATACGCTTGATTTCGGTGAGCGCGCTGCTCTCGGCTTTTATCAATAATACTGCCGTTGTCGCCGCCTTTTTAGGGCAAATCATGCGCCAAAGACATATTGCCGCTTCGCGTTTGCTGATTCCTTTGTCTTACGCCACCATTTTAGGCGGCATTACCACTCTTGTCGGCACCTCCACCAATATGGTCGTCAATTCTTTTGTGGTCAATGCCGGCTATGAGCCTTTGAAAATGTTTAGCTTTGCTTTAGTCGGCGTACCGATTATGTTGGTCTGCTTAGGCATTGTCTATTGGCGGCGCAATCATTTGCCCAATCATCAGCCAAGCGCCACAGACGAAACCGCCGCCTATTTTCTCACCGCCGCTGTGGGAGCTGAGTCCGATTTAATCGGCAAAACGATTAAAAGCGGCGGCATCGGGCAATTAGACGGTTTATTTTTGTTAGAAATTATTCGCGACGGCCGCCTGATTTCCCCTGTCAGTCAATTTGAAATCATCATGCAGGGTGATCATCTTATTTTTGCCGGCTCATTGGAAAACGTGCAACTTTTGCAAAAATTCAAGCATTTGCAGTTGCTCGGCGGTGCGGCAAACGAGGTACTGAAATCGAATTTGGTGGAAGTCATCATTACCAATGAATCCGAATTACTGTATAGCACCTTGGAAAAAGTCGATTTTAATAACCGCTTTCATGCCGCCGTAGTCGGTATTCGTCGCGGCAACAAACGTCTGACAGGACGACTTGACCGCATTCCGCTGCGTGTCGGCGATGCTTTATTATTGGCGATTGCCGATACTTTCTACCGCCAGCGCACCAATGAGCGCAATTTCCATATCCTGAACCAAAACGACAAACACAGCCACACGCTCTCCAAAGGCAAAAGCATTCTGGTCGCGCTGAGTTTTGTGCTTGTGATTCTGGCTTCCGCCTTAGAAATTTTTTCTTTATTTAAAGGCTTGCTGATGTTGCTGGGATTGTATCTGCTCACCGGCTGCCTAAGCCTTGACCAAATGCGCCGCCGTTTTCCCTTTGATTTATTATTGGTTATCGGCTCGGCATTAGTAGTTTCCAAAGGTTTGGAGACCACCGGCGCCGCCGCTATGTTAGGACAGGCGGTCATGCTCTTATCGCCCGATAACAATGCCTATCTTTCCCTGCTGATTATCTTTGTATTGACGGTTTTGTTGACTGAGATTATCACCAATAATGCCGCCGCCGCTCTTGCCATTCCGCTGGCTTTGCAGACCGCCGCCGCTTTGGAAGTCAGTTATCTGCCTTTTGTGATGGCAGTGACTTATGGCGCAAGCGCCTGCTTTTTATTGCCTTTCGGCTATCAAACCCATTTGATGATTTACACCCCCGGCAATTACCGCGTTAAAGATTTTCTCCGCTTCGGTTGGGCAATTCTCTTTACCTATGCAGCAGCGGCTTTGTTGCTTATTCCGCTGATTTTTCCTTTCCGCCCCACATCGTTTTAA
- a CDS encoding PepSY domain-containing protein — protein sequence MKKFISIAALAVLTAPVFAQYADRYDDDARYYQQHQGEYISHDKAAEIAIQAAGGGVVTDVDFEYSQYRGARFEVEVHHNGMEHDIVIDAKSGKIRRHSVERDD from the coding sequence ATGAAAAAATTTATTTCGATTGCCGCTTTAGCCGTTTTGACTGCTCCGGTCTTTGCTCAATATGCTGATCGTTATGATGACGACGCACGCTATTACCAGCAACATCAAGGAGAATATATCTCTCATGACAAGGCGGCGGAAATCGCCATTCAAGCAGCGGGCGGCGGTGTAGTGACTGATGTGGATTTTGAATACAGCCAATATCGCGGCGCGCGTTTTGAAGTGGAAGTACATCATAACGGTATGGAGCATGACATTGTAATTGATGCCAAATCAGGCAAGATTAGACGTCATAGCGTAGAGCGTGACGATTAA
- the ppc gene encoding phosphoenolpyruvate carboxylase, with protein MTSNYSDLRERIRLLGQLLGDCISTHNGEKALAAVESLRTGFIEQRLNPSQEALEALFQQIADSDTQTLKVVTRAFSLYFSLANLAEESLLADRRRLMRDQDNIEWYGSFRRSLRECRENNISPQDIHSMLKQLRVIPVFTAHPTEARRRTTMTLLQRIYQACIERFGDNLNESEQAAAEAEIRDILDMLWASDEVRTRKPIVFDEINNGLHYFRTSLFAAIPRIYRNFDRAVAKIYPELAEESVPSFLRFGSWIGGDRDGNPFVTHETTRQAVLMHAETILAHYDQLLKALGGQLVHSDTIVAVPASIRARIQSDSALDAQVFEYNLDDYLNEPYRRLIAIMRRKLACTRKHIAALGTDAAAKTHAYQNPNELLADLHLIRDALYTYDQNAANGSIFDLIRLIETCGFHLASLDIRQESGWHYEVICNLFDQAPNLPDYRSLDNDQRFAVLQQLLAHKGAPLIYTDNLSAQSQEQLALMRTLAELRALCGEDTFGSYIISMASHGCHVLEVLLLMRFAGLSGIDEDGKPFAALPVAPLFETIEDLKAIEEVLPQLFADTQYRKLLEGQDRRQEIMLGYSDSSKDGGILTSAWQLYRAQQTITQIAHSYGLQTRLFHGRGGSVSRGGGSTHHAIAAQPAGTLQGEIKFTEQGEVLYAKYANTETAVYELTLAITGALKATATQFSRAPEQLDDYEGMIAKLADRCEQRYRALTDHSEQFYEFFSQATPIAEISLLNIGSRPAHRKKGTPTKQTIRAIPWVFSWSMARFTLPAWYGVGSALSDLSAEEQTLVDEMYRQWPFFNAFISNTEMAFAKSDMNIAAHYSELCRDEALRERIMNDIRAEAARTADGLNRMIGQPQLLAQQSELATSLQWRNAYLDPMHHIQIELLQRSRVQDLDEQSRADINNPLLRTINAIAAGLRNTG; from the coding sequence AGTCGTTACCCGCGCTTTCAGTCTTTATTTCTCCCTTGCCAACCTTGCCGAAGAAAGTCTGCTCGCCGACCGCCGCCGCCTGATGCGTGACCAAGACAATATCGAATGGTACGGCTCCTTCCGCCGCAGCCTGCGCGAATGCCGCGAAAACAACATCAGCCCGCAGGACATTCACAGCATGCTCAAGCAATTGCGCGTGATACCCGTCTTTACCGCCCACCCCACCGAAGCGCGCCGCCGTACCACCATGACCCTCTTGCAGCGGATTTACCAAGCCTGCATCGAGCGCTTCGGCGACAACCTCAATGAAAGCGAGCAGGCGGCAGCGGAAGCAGAAATCCGCGACATTTTGGACATGCTTTGGGCATCTGACGAAGTCCGTACGCGCAAGCCGATCGTATTTGATGAAATTAACAACGGTCTGCACTATTTCCGCACCAGTTTATTTGCCGCCATACCGCGCATTTACCGCAATTTCGACCGCGCGGTCGCCAAAATTTACCCCGAACTCGCCGAAGAAAGTGTGCCGAGCTTTTTGCGCTTCGGCTCGTGGATTGGCGGCGATCGGGACGGCAATCCCTTCGTGACCCATGAAACCACGCGCCAAGCCGTGCTGATGCACGCGGAAACCATTTTGGCGCATTACGACCAATTGCTCAAAGCCCTCGGCGGACAACTCGTGCATAGCGACACCATCGTGGCGGTTCCCGCTAGCATCCGCGCTCGCATTCAAAGCGACAGCGCGCTGGATGCCCAAGTCTTTGAATACAACCTTGACGACTACCTCAACGAACCCTACCGCCGCCTCATCGCCATCATGCGGCGCAAATTAGCCTGCACGCGCAAACACATCGCCGCCCTAGGTACGGATGCGGCGGCGAAAACCCATGCCTATCAAAACCCGAACGAATTGCTGGCGGATCTGCATCTTATCCGCGATGCGCTCTACACCTACGACCAAAACGCCGCCAACGGCAGCATTTTCGACCTCATCCGCCTGATTGAAACCTGCGGTTTCCACCTTGCTTCTCTTGATATCCGCCAAGAATCGGGCTGGCATTACGAAGTCATCTGCAACCTCTTCGACCAAGCGCCCAACCTGCCGGATTACCGCAGCTTGGACAATGACCAGCGCTTTGCCGTTTTGCAGCAACTGCTGGCGCATAAAGGCGCACCGCTGATTTACACCGACAACCTCAGCGCCCAAAGCCAAGAACAGCTCGCTCTGATGCGCACCCTTGCCGAACTCCGCGCCCTTTGCGGCGAAGACACCTTCGGTAGCTACATCATCTCAATGGCAAGCCACGGCTGCCACGTCTTGGAAGTGCTGCTGCTCATGCGCTTTGCCGGACTCTCGGGTATTGACGAAGACGGTAAACCCTTTGCCGCCCTGCCAGTCGCGCCGCTCTTTGAAACCATTGAAGATTTGAAAGCAATCGAAGAAGTCCTGCCGCAACTCTTCGCCGATACGCAATACCGTAAACTGCTGGAAGGACAAGACCGCCGCCAAGAAATCATGCTCGGCTACTCCGACAGCAGCAAAGACGGCGGCATCCTGACCTCCGCTTGGCAACTCTATCGCGCTCAGCAAACCATCACGCAAATCGCGCATTCCTACGGACTGCAAACCCGCCTCTTCCATGGACGCGGCGGCTCCGTCAGCCGCGGCGGCGGCAGCACCCACCACGCCATTGCCGCCCAACCTGCCGGCACCCTGCAAGGCGAAATCAAATTTACCGAGCAAGGCGAAGTCTTATACGCCAAATACGCCAATACCGAAACCGCCGTCTATGAACTCACCCTTGCCATCACCGGCGCGCTGAAAGCCACCGCCACACAATTCTCGCGTGCCCCCGAACAGCTCGACGACTACGAAGGCATGATTGCCAAACTGGCGGATCGCTGCGAACAACGCTATCGCGCTCTGACCGACCACAGCGAACAATTCTACGAATTCTTCTCCCAAGCCACGCCGATTGCCGAAATCAGCCTGCTCAACATCGGCTCGCGTCCGGCGCACCGCAAAAAAGGCACGCCGACCAAGCAAACCATCCGCGCCATTCCTTGGGTCTTCTCATGGTCGATGGCGCGCTTTACCCTGCCGGCATGGTACGGCGTCGGCAGCGCGCTCAGCGATTTAAGCGCCGAAGAACAAACCCTAGTCGATGAAATGTATCGCCAATGGCCCTTCTTTAACGCCTTTATAAGCAATACCGAAATGGCCTTTGCCAAATCCGACATGAACATCGCCGCCCATTACAGCGAACTCTGCCGCGACGAAGCCTTGCGCGAACGCATCATGAACGACATCCGCGCCGAAGCCGCACGCACCGCAGACGGACTGAACCGCATGATCGGACAGCCGCAGCTCTTGGCGCAGCAAAGCGAACTCGCCACCTCCCTGCAATGGCGCAATGCCTATCTTGATCCCATGCACCATATCCAAATCGAGCTTCTGCAACGCAGCCGTGTCCAAGATTTGGACGAGCAAAGTCGCGCCGACATCAACAATCCGCTCCTGCGTACCATCAATGCCATCGCGGCAGGGCTGCGTAACACGGGTTAA